One genomic region from Zalophus californianus isolate mZalCal1 chromosome 14, mZalCal1.pri.v2, whole genome shotgun sequence encodes:
- the ARVCF gene encoding armadillo repeat protein deleted in velo-cardio-facial syndrome isoform X6: MEDCNVHSAASILASVKEQEARFEQLTRALEQERRHVALQLERAQQPGMGSGGVGSGQPLPMAWQQLVLQEQSPGSQASLATMPEAPEVLEETVTVEEDPGTPTSHVSIVTSEDGTTRRTETKVTKTVKTVTTRTVRQVPVGPDGLPLLDGGPPLGPFTDGPLDRHFLLRGGGPAATLSRAYLSSGGSFTDGPEPRDVPSYGSLSRGLGVRPARGPLGPGPVDGSFTLPGRREAFPAGPEAVPPAGRSQPERFQAEPYGLEDDTRSLAADDEGGPELEPDYGTATRRRPECGRGLRTSAEMFLRPACLHRAYEDVADDGGELMEERPPFPAATAPLAQPERGSLGSLDRVVRRSPSVDSARKEPRWRDPELPEVLAMLRHPVDPVKANAAAYLQHLCFENEGVKRRVRQLRGLPLLVALLDHPRAEVRRRACGALRNLSYGRDTDNKAAIRDCGGVPALVRLLRAARDNEVRELVTGTLWNLSSYEPLKMVIIDHGLQTLTHEVIVPHSGWEREPNEDSKPRDAEWTTVFKNTSGCLRNVSSDGAEARRRLRECEGLVDALLHALQSAVGRKDTDNKSVENCVCIMRNLSYHVHKEVPGADRYQEAEPGPLGVAAGSQRRRRDDAGCFGGKKAKGKKDGEMDRNFDTLDLPKRTEAAKGFELLYQPEVVRLYLSLLTESRNFNTLEAAAGALQNLSAGNWMWATYIRATVRKERGLPVLVELLQSETDKVVRAVAIALRNLSLDRRNKDLIGSYAMAELVRNVRNAQAPARPGAHLEEDTVVAVLNTIHEIVSDSLDNARSLLQARGVPALVALGAASQSVREAKAASHVLQTVWSYKELRGALQKDGWTKARFQSAAATAKGPKGAPNPGGFDDSTLPLVDKSLDGEKPGSRDVIPMEALGPDGYSTVDRRERRARGSDPAGEISEKEPLKVSGPAICS; encoded by the exons GAGCAGAGCCCGGGCAGCCAGGCCTCACTGGCCACAATGCCAGAGGCACCCGAGGTGCTGGAGGAGACAGTGACAGTAGAGGAGGACCCTGGCACGCCCACCTCCCACGTGTCCATTGTCACGTCAGAAGACGGCACTACCCGGCGCACTGAGACCAAG GTCACCAAGACGGTCAAGACGGTGACCACGAGGACAGTGCGGCAGGTGCCCGTAGGCCCAGATGGCCTCCCCCTGCTGGACGGCGGCCCTCCACTAGGCCCCTTCACAGACGGCCCTCTGGACCGGCACTTCCTGTTGCGCGGGGGTGGTCCGGCAGCCACGCTTTCCCGAGCCTACCTCAGCAGCGGGGGCAGCTTTACCGATGGCCCTGAGCCCCGTGATGTCCCCAGCTACGGCAGTCTCTCCCGTGGGCTGGGTGTGCGGCCCGCACGTGGCCCCCTTGGCCCAGGCCCCGTCGATGGCAGCTTCACACTGCCTGGCCGACGTGAGGCCTTCCCTGCAGGCCCTGAGGCTGTGCCACCAGCTGGTCGCTCCCAGCCCGAGCGCTTCCAGGCAGAGCCATACGGCTTGGAGGATGACACCCGCAGCCTGGCTGCCGATGACGAGGGTGGCCCGGAGCTGGAGCCTGACTATGGCACTGCCACAAGGAGGAGGCCTGAGTGTGGACGTGGCCTTCGTACCAG TGCCGAGATGTTCCTGCGCCCTGCCTGCCTGCACAGGGCCTACGAGGATGTGGCAGATGATGGTGGTGAGCTGATGGAGGAGCGGCCCCCGTTTCCGGCTGCGACGGCACCCCTGGCCCAGCCAGAACGGGGCAGCCTAGGCAGCCTGGACCGAGTGGTACGGCGGTCACCCTCAGTTGACAGCGCCCGTAAGGAGCCGCGTTGGCGGGACCCCGAGCTGCCAGAGGTTCTGGCCATGCTGCGACACCCCGTGGACCCTGTGAAAGCCAATGCGGCCGCCTACCTGCAACACCTGTGCTTTGAGAACGAGGGTGTCAAGCGCCGTGTGCGGCAGCTGCGGGGCCTGCCTCTGCTCGTGGCTCTGCTGGACCACCCGAGGGCGGAGGTGCGGCGGCGGGCCTGCGGGGCTCTGCGAAACCTCTCCTACGGCCGAGACACGGACAACAAGGCTGCCATCCGGGACTGTGGCGGTGTGCCTGCCCTGGTGCGCCTGCTGCGGGCTGCCCGGGACAATGAGGTCCGAGAGCTTGTCACAG GCACACTCTGGAACCTGTCATCCTACGAGCCCCTGAAGATGGTCATCATTGACCACGGCCTGCAGACGCTGACCCACGAGGTCATTGTGCCCCACTCGGGCTGGGAGCGCGAGCCCAACGAGGATTCCAAGCCAAGGGATGCTGAGTGGACAACAGTCTTCAAGAACACATCGGGCTGCTTGAg GAACGTGAGTTCGGATGGTGCAGAGGCCCGGCGGCGGCTCCGGGAATGTGAAGGGCTGGTAGACGCCCTGCTGCACGCCCTGCAGTCAGCTGTGGGCAGGAAGGACACGGACAACAAG TCGGTGGAGAACTGTGTGTGTATCATGCGGAACCTGTCCTACCACGTGCACAAGGAGGTGCCTGGGGCCGACAGGTACCAGGAGGCTGAGCCGGGGCCCCTGGGCGTTGCTGCGGGCTCCCAGCGCCGGAGGAGGGATGACGCTGGCTGCTTCGGTGGCAAGAAGGCCAAAG GGAAGAAGGATGGTGAGATGGACCGGAACTTTGACACACTGGACCTGCCCAAGCGAACTGAGGCTGCCAAAG GCTTTGAGCTGCTGTATCAGCCCGAGGTGGTACgtctctacctctccctcctcACCGAGAGCCGGAACTTTAACACCCTGGAGGCTGCTGCTGGTGCCCTACAGAACCTCAGCGCCGGCAACTGGATG TGGGCCACCTACATCCGTGCCACGGTGCGCAAGGAGCGTGGCCTTCCGGTGCTCGTGGAGCTGCTGCAGTCCGAGACTGACAAGGTGGTGCGTGCTGTTGCCATCGCCCTGCGCAACCTCTCCCTGGACCGGCGCAACAAGGACCTCATTG GGAGCTATGCCATGGCCGAGCTGGTGCGGAACGTGCGCAATGCGCAGGCTCCAGCGCGACCAGGTGCCCACCTGGAGGAGGACACCGTGGTGGCCGTGCTCAACACCATCCATGAGATCGTGTCCGACAGCCTGGACAATGCGCGCTCACTACTCCAGGCCCGAGGCGTTCCAGCGCTGGTGGCCCTTGGCGCTGCCAG CCAATCGGTACGTGAAGCGAAGGCCGCCTCCCACGTGCTGCAGACTGTGTGGAGCTACAAGGAGCTGCGTGGCGCCCTACAGAAGGATGGCTGGACCAAGGCACGCTTCCAG tcagcCGCTGCTACCGCTAAGGGACCCAAAGGAGCACCGAATCCCGGAGGCTTTGACGACAGCACGCTGCCACTGGTGGACAAGAGCCTTG ATGGCGAGAAGCCAGGCAGCCGAGACGTGATCCCCATGGAGGCACTTGGCCCAG ACGGATACTCCACTGTGGACCGGAGGGAGAGGAGGGCTCGAGGTAGTGACCCTGCAGGGGAGATCTCTGAGAAGGAACCGTTGAAA GTCTCGGGCCCAGCCATTTGTTCTTAG
- the ARVCF gene encoding armadillo repeat protein deleted in velo-cardio-facial syndrome isoform X5, with product MEDCNVHSAASILASVKEQEARFEQLTRALEQERRHVALQLERAQQPGMGSGGVGSGQPLPMAWQQLVLQEQSPGSQASLATMPEAPEVLEETVTVEEDPGTPTSHVSIVTSEDGTTRRTETKVTKTVKTVTTRTVRQVPVGPDGLPLLDGGPPLGPFTDGPLDRHFLLRGGGPAATLSRAYLSSGGSFTDGPEPRDVPSYGSLSRGLGVRPARGPLGPGPVDGSFTLPGRREAFPAGPEAVPPAGRSQPERFQAEPYGLEDDTRSLAADDEGGPELEPDYGTATRRRPECGRGLRTSAEMFLRPACLHRAYEDVADDGGELMEERPPFPAATAPLAQPERGSLGSLDRVVRRSPSVDSARKEPRWRDPELPEVLAMLRHPVDPVKANAAAYLQHLCFENEGVKRRVRQLRGLPLLVALLDHPRAEVRRRACGALRNLSYGRDTDNKAAIRDCGGVPALVRLLRAARDNEVRELVTGTLWNLSSYEPLKMVIIDHGLQTLTHEVIVPHSGWEREPNEDSKPRDAEWTTVFKNTSGCLRNVSSDGAEARRRLRECEGLVDALLHALQSAVGRKDTDNKSVENCVCIMRNLSYHVHKEVPGADRYQEAEPGPLGVAAGSQRRRRDDAGCFGGKKAKEEWFHQGKKDGEMDRNFDTLDLPKRTEAAKGFELLYQPEVVRLYLSLLTESRNFNTLEAAAGALQNLSAGNWMWATYIRATVRKERGLPVLVELLQSETDKVVRAVAIALRNLSLDRRNKDLIGSYAMAELVRNVRNAQAPARPGAHLEEDTVVAVLNTIHEIVSDSLDNARSLLQARGVPALVALGAASQSVREAKAASHVLQTVWSYKELRGALQKDGWTKARFQSAAATAKGPKGAPNPGGFDDSTLPLVDKSLDGEKPGSRDVIPMEALGPDGYSTVDRRERRARGSDPAGEISEKEPLKVSGPAICS from the exons GAGCAGAGCCCGGGCAGCCAGGCCTCACTGGCCACAATGCCAGAGGCACCCGAGGTGCTGGAGGAGACAGTGACAGTAGAGGAGGACCCTGGCACGCCCACCTCCCACGTGTCCATTGTCACGTCAGAAGACGGCACTACCCGGCGCACTGAGACCAAG GTCACCAAGACGGTCAAGACGGTGACCACGAGGACAGTGCGGCAGGTGCCCGTAGGCCCAGATGGCCTCCCCCTGCTGGACGGCGGCCCTCCACTAGGCCCCTTCACAGACGGCCCTCTGGACCGGCACTTCCTGTTGCGCGGGGGTGGTCCGGCAGCCACGCTTTCCCGAGCCTACCTCAGCAGCGGGGGCAGCTTTACCGATGGCCCTGAGCCCCGTGATGTCCCCAGCTACGGCAGTCTCTCCCGTGGGCTGGGTGTGCGGCCCGCACGTGGCCCCCTTGGCCCAGGCCCCGTCGATGGCAGCTTCACACTGCCTGGCCGACGTGAGGCCTTCCCTGCAGGCCCTGAGGCTGTGCCACCAGCTGGTCGCTCCCAGCCCGAGCGCTTCCAGGCAGAGCCATACGGCTTGGAGGATGACACCCGCAGCCTGGCTGCCGATGACGAGGGTGGCCCGGAGCTGGAGCCTGACTATGGCACTGCCACAAGGAGGAGGCCTGAGTGTGGACGTGGCCTTCGTACCAG TGCCGAGATGTTCCTGCGCCCTGCCTGCCTGCACAGGGCCTACGAGGATGTGGCAGATGATGGTGGTGAGCTGATGGAGGAGCGGCCCCCGTTTCCGGCTGCGACGGCACCCCTGGCCCAGCCAGAACGGGGCAGCCTAGGCAGCCTGGACCGAGTGGTACGGCGGTCACCCTCAGTTGACAGCGCCCGTAAGGAGCCGCGTTGGCGGGACCCCGAGCTGCCAGAGGTTCTGGCCATGCTGCGACACCCCGTGGACCCTGTGAAAGCCAATGCGGCCGCCTACCTGCAACACCTGTGCTTTGAGAACGAGGGTGTCAAGCGCCGTGTGCGGCAGCTGCGGGGCCTGCCTCTGCTCGTGGCTCTGCTGGACCACCCGAGGGCGGAGGTGCGGCGGCGGGCCTGCGGGGCTCTGCGAAACCTCTCCTACGGCCGAGACACGGACAACAAGGCTGCCATCCGGGACTGTGGCGGTGTGCCTGCCCTGGTGCGCCTGCTGCGGGCTGCCCGGGACAATGAGGTCCGAGAGCTTGTCACAG GCACACTCTGGAACCTGTCATCCTACGAGCCCCTGAAGATGGTCATCATTGACCACGGCCTGCAGACGCTGACCCACGAGGTCATTGTGCCCCACTCGGGCTGGGAGCGCGAGCCCAACGAGGATTCCAAGCCAAGGGATGCTGAGTGGACAACAGTCTTCAAGAACACATCGGGCTGCTTGAg GAACGTGAGTTCGGATGGTGCAGAGGCCCGGCGGCGGCTCCGGGAATGTGAAGGGCTGGTAGACGCCCTGCTGCACGCCCTGCAGTCAGCTGTGGGCAGGAAGGACACGGACAACAAG TCGGTGGAGAACTGTGTGTGTATCATGCGGAACCTGTCCTACCACGTGCACAAGGAGGTGCCTGGGGCCGACAGGTACCAGGAGGCTGAGCCGGGGCCCCTGGGCGTTGCTGCGGGCTCCCAGCGCCGGAGGAGGGATGACGCTGGCTGCTTCGGTGGCAAGAAGGCCAAAG AGGAGTGGTTCCATCAAG GGAAGAAGGATGGTGAGATGGACCGGAACTTTGACACACTGGACCTGCCCAAGCGAACTGAGGCTGCCAAAG GCTTTGAGCTGCTGTATCAGCCCGAGGTGGTACgtctctacctctccctcctcACCGAGAGCCGGAACTTTAACACCCTGGAGGCTGCTGCTGGTGCCCTACAGAACCTCAGCGCCGGCAACTGGATG TGGGCCACCTACATCCGTGCCACGGTGCGCAAGGAGCGTGGCCTTCCGGTGCTCGTGGAGCTGCTGCAGTCCGAGACTGACAAGGTGGTGCGTGCTGTTGCCATCGCCCTGCGCAACCTCTCCCTGGACCGGCGCAACAAGGACCTCATTG GGAGCTATGCCATGGCCGAGCTGGTGCGGAACGTGCGCAATGCGCAGGCTCCAGCGCGACCAGGTGCCCACCTGGAGGAGGACACCGTGGTGGCCGTGCTCAACACCATCCATGAGATCGTGTCCGACAGCCTGGACAATGCGCGCTCACTACTCCAGGCCCGAGGCGTTCCAGCGCTGGTGGCCCTTGGCGCTGCCAG CCAATCGGTACGTGAAGCGAAGGCCGCCTCCCACGTGCTGCAGACTGTGTGGAGCTACAAGGAGCTGCGTGGCGCCCTACAGAAGGATGGCTGGACCAAGGCACGCTTCCAG tcagcCGCTGCTACCGCTAAGGGACCCAAAGGAGCACCGAATCCCGGAGGCTTTGACGACAGCACGCTGCCACTGGTGGACAAGAGCCTTG ATGGCGAGAAGCCAGGCAGCCGAGACGTGATCCCCATGGAGGCACTTGGCCCAG ACGGATACTCCACTGTGGACCGGAGGGAGAGGAGGGCTCGAGGTAGTGACCCTGCAGGGGAGATCTCTGAGAAGGAACCGTTGAAA GTCTCGGGCCCAGCCATTTGTTCTTAG
- the ARVCF gene encoding armadillo repeat protein deleted in velo-cardio-facial syndrome isoform X2: protein MEDCNVHSAASILASVKEQEARFEQLTRALEQERRHVALQLERAQQPGMGSGGVGSGQPLPMAWQQLVLQEQSPGSQASLATMPEAPEVLEETVTVEEDPGTPTSHVSIVTSEDGTTRRTETKVTKTVKTVTTRTVRQVPVGPDGLPLLDGGPPLGPFTDGPLDRHFLLRGGGPAATLSRAYLSSGGSFTDGPEPRDVPSYGSLSRGLGVRPARGPLGPGPVDGSFTLPGRREAFPAGPEAVPPAGRSQPERFQAEPYGLEDDTRSLAADDEGGPELEPDYGTATRRRPECGRGLRTSAEMFLRPACLHRAYEDVADDGGELMEERPPFPAATAPLAQPERGSLGSLDRVVRRSPSVDSARKEPRWRDPELPEVLAMLRHPVDPVKANAAAYLQHLCFENEGVKRRVRQLRGLPLLVALLDHPRAEVRRRACGALRNLSYGRDTDNKAAIRDCGGVPALVRLLRAARDNEVRELVTGTLWNLSSYEPLKMVIIDHGLQTLTHEVIVPHSGWEREPNEDSKPRDAEWTTVFKNTSGCLRNVSSDGAEARRRLRECEGLVDALLHALQSAVGRKDTDNKSVENCVCIMRNLSYHVHKEVPGADRYQEAEPGPLGVAAGSQRRRRDDAGCFGGKKAKGKKDGEMDRNFDTLDLPKRTEAAKGFELLYQPEVVRLYLSLLTESRNFNTLEAAAGALQNLSAGNWMWATYIRATVRKERGLPVLVELLQSETDKVVRAVAIALRNLSLDRRNKDLIGSYAMAELVRNVRNAQAPARPGAHLEEDTVVAVLNTIHEIVSDSLDNARSLLQARGVPALVALGAASQSVREAKAASHVLQTVWSYKELRGALQKDGWTKARFQSAAATAKGPKGAPNPGGFDDSTLPLVDKSLDGEKPGSRDVIPMEALGPDGYSTVDRRERRARGSDPAGEISEKEPLKPDPGRKVPPGPSRPAVRLVDAVGDAKPQPVDSWV from the exons GAGCAGAGCCCGGGCAGCCAGGCCTCACTGGCCACAATGCCAGAGGCACCCGAGGTGCTGGAGGAGACAGTGACAGTAGAGGAGGACCCTGGCACGCCCACCTCCCACGTGTCCATTGTCACGTCAGAAGACGGCACTACCCGGCGCACTGAGACCAAG GTCACCAAGACGGTCAAGACGGTGACCACGAGGACAGTGCGGCAGGTGCCCGTAGGCCCAGATGGCCTCCCCCTGCTGGACGGCGGCCCTCCACTAGGCCCCTTCACAGACGGCCCTCTGGACCGGCACTTCCTGTTGCGCGGGGGTGGTCCGGCAGCCACGCTTTCCCGAGCCTACCTCAGCAGCGGGGGCAGCTTTACCGATGGCCCTGAGCCCCGTGATGTCCCCAGCTACGGCAGTCTCTCCCGTGGGCTGGGTGTGCGGCCCGCACGTGGCCCCCTTGGCCCAGGCCCCGTCGATGGCAGCTTCACACTGCCTGGCCGACGTGAGGCCTTCCCTGCAGGCCCTGAGGCTGTGCCACCAGCTGGTCGCTCCCAGCCCGAGCGCTTCCAGGCAGAGCCATACGGCTTGGAGGATGACACCCGCAGCCTGGCTGCCGATGACGAGGGTGGCCCGGAGCTGGAGCCTGACTATGGCACTGCCACAAGGAGGAGGCCTGAGTGTGGACGTGGCCTTCGTACCAG TGCCGAGATGTTCCTGCGCCCTGCCTGCCTGCACAGGGCCTACGAGGATGTGGCAGATGATGGTGGTGAGCTGATGGAGGAGCGGCCCCCGTTTCCGGCTGCGACGGCACCCCTGGCCCAGCCAGAACGGGGCAGCCTAGGCAGCCTGGACCGAGTGGTACGGCGGTCACCCTCAGTTGACAGCGCCCGTAAGGAGCCGCGTTGGCGGGACCCCGAGCTGCCAGAGGTTCTGGCCATGCTGCGACACCCCGTGGACCCTGTGAAAGCCAATGCGGCCGCCTACCTGCAACACCTGTGCTTTGAGAACGAGGGTGTCAAGCGCCGTGTGCGGCAGCTGCGGGGCCTGCCTCTGCTCGTGGCTCTGCTGGACCACCCGAGGGCGGAGGTGCGGCGGCGGGCCTGCGGGGCTCTGCGAAACCTCTCCTACGGCCGAGACACGGACAACAAGGCTGCCATCCGGGACTGTGGCGGTGTGCCTGCCCTGGTGCGCCTGCTGCGGGCTGCCCGGGACAATGAGGTCCGAGAGCTTGTCACAG GCACACTCTGGAACCTGTCATCCTACGAGCCCCTGAAGATGGTCATCATTGACCACGGCCTGCAGACGCTGACCCACGAGGTCATTGTGCCCCACTCGGGCTGGGAGCGCGAGCCCAACGAGGATTCCAAGCCAAGGGATGCTGAGTGGACAACAGTCTTCAAGAACACATCGGGCTGCTTGAg GAACGTGAGTTCGGATGGTGCAGAGGCCCGGCGGCGGCTCCGGGAATGTGAAGGGCTGGTAGACGCCCTGCTGCACGCCCTGCAGTCAGCTGTGGGCAGGAAGGACACGGACAACAAG TCGGTGGAGAACTGTGTGTGTATCATGCGGAACCTGTCCTACCACGTGCACAAGGAGGTGCCTGGGGCCGACAGGTACCAGGAGGCTGAGCCGGGGCCCCTGGGCGTTGCTGCGGGCTCCCAGCGCCGGAGGAGGGATGACGCTGGCTGCTTCGGTGGCAAGAAGGCCAAAG GGAAGAAGGATGGTGAGATGGACCGGAACTTTGACACACTGGACCTGCCCAAGCGAACTGAGGCTGCCAAAG GCTTTGAGCTGCTGTATCAGCCCGAGGTGGTACgtctctacctctccctcctcACCGAGAGCCGGAACTTTAACACCCTGGAGGCTGCTGCTGGTGCCCTACAGAACCTCAGCGCCGGCAACTGGATG TGGGCCACCTACATCCGTGCCACGGTGCGCAAGGAGCGTGGCCTTCCGGTGCTCGTGGAGCTGCTGCAGTCCGAGACTGACAAGGTGGTGCGTGCTGTTGCCATCGCCCTGCGCAACCTCTCCCTGGACCGGCGCAACAAGGACCTCATTG GGAGCTATGCCATGGCCGAGCTGGTGCGGAACGTGCGCAATGCGCAGGCTCCAGCGCGACCAGGTGCCCACCTGGAGGAGGACACCGTGGTGGCCGTGCTCAACACCATCCATGAGATCGTGTCCGACAGCCTGGACAATGCGCGCTCACTACTCCAGGCCCGAGGCGTTCCAGCGCTGGTGGCCCTTGGCGCTGCCAG CCAATCGGTACGTGAAGCGAAGGCCGCCTCCCACGTGCTGCAGACTGTGTGGAGCTACAAGGAGCTGCGTGGCGCCCTACAGAAGGATGGCTGGACCAAGGCACGCTTCCAG tcagcCGCTGCTACCGCTAAGGGACCCAAAGGAGCACCGAATCCCGGAGGCTTTGACGACAGCACGCTGCCACTGGTGGACAAGAGCCTTG ATGGCGAGAAGCCAGGCAGCCGAGACGTGATCCCCATGGAGGCACTTGGCCCAG ACGGATACTCCACTGTGGACCGGAGGGAGAGGAGGGCTCGAGGTAGTGACCCTGCAGGGGAGATCTCTGAGAAGGAACCGTTGAAA CCCGACCCCGGCAGGAAGGTTCCTCCTGGGCCCAGCAGGCCTGCAGTCAGGCTGGTGGACGCCGTGGGGGACGCTAAGCCTCAGCCCGTTGACTCCTGGGTCTAG
- the ARVCF gene encoding armadillo repeat protein deleted in velo-cardio-facial syndrome isoform X1: MEDCNVHSAASILASVKEQEARFEQLTRALEQERRHVALQLERAQQPGMGSGGVGSGQPLPMAWQQLVLQEQSPGSQASLATMPEAPEVLEETVTVEEDPGTPTSHVSIVTSEDGTTRRTETKVTKTVKTVTTRTVRQVPVGPDGLPLLDGGPPLGPFTDGPLDRHFLLRGGGPAATLSRAYLSSGGSFTDGPEPRDVPSYGSLSRGLGVRPARGPLGPGPVDGSFTLPGRREAFPAGPEAVPPAGRSQPERFQAEPYGLEDDTRSLAADDEGGPELEPDYGTATRRRPECGRGLRTSAEMFLRPACLHRAYEDVADDGGELMEERPPFPAATAPLAQPERGSLGSLDRVVRRSPSVDSARKEPRWRDPELPEVLAMLRHPVDPVKANAAAYLQHLCFENEGVKRRVRQLRGLPLLVALLDHPRAEVRRRACGALRNLSYGRDTDNKAAIRDCGGVPALVRLLRAARDNEVRELVTGTLWNLSSYEPLKMVIIDHGLQTLTHEVIVPHSGWEREPNEDSKPRDAEWTTVFKNTSGCLRNVSSDGAEARRRLRECEGLVDALLHALQSAVGRKDTDNKSVENCVCIMRNLSYHVHKEVPGADRYQEAEPGPLGVAAGSQRRRRDDAGCFGGKKAKEEWFHQGKKDGEMDRNFDTLDLPKRTEAAKGFELLYQPEVVRLYLSLLTESRNFNTLEAAAGALQNLSAGNWMWATYIRATVRKERGLPVLVELLQSETDKVVRAVAIALRNLSLDRRNKDLIGSYAMAELVRNVRNAQAPARPGAHLEEDTVVAVLNTIHEIVSDSLDNARSLLQARGVPALVALGAASQSVREAKAASHVLQTVWSYKELRGALQKDGWTKARFQSAAATAKGPKGAPNPGGFDDSTLPLVDKSLDGEKPGSRDVIPMEALGPDGYSTVDRRERRARGSDPAGEISEKEPLKPDPGRKVPPGPSRPAVRLVDAVGDAKPQPVDSWV; the protein is encoded by the exons GAGCAGAGCCCGGGCAGCCAGGCCTCACTGGCCACAATGCCAGAGGCACCCGAGGTGCTGGAGGAGACAGTGACAGTAGAGGAGGACCCTGGCACGCCCACCTCCCACGTGTCCATTGTCACGTCAGAAGACGGCACTACCCGGCGCACTGAGACCAAG GTCACCAAGACGGTCAAGACGGTGACCACGAGGACAGTGCGGCAGGTGCCCGTAGGCCCAGATGGCCTCCCCCTGCTGGACGGCGGCCCTCCACTAGGCCCCTTCACAGACGGCCCTCTGGACCGGCACTTCCTGTTGCGCGGGGGTGGTCCGGCAGCCACGCTTTCCCGAGCCTACCTCAGCAGCGGGGGCAGCTTTACCGATGGCCCTGAGCCCCGTGATGTCCCCAGCTACGGCAGTCTCTCCCGTGGGCTGGGTGTGCGGCCCGCACGTGGCCCCCTTGGCCCAGGCCCCGTCGATGGCAGCTTCACACTGCCTGGCCGACGTGAGGCCTTCCCTGCAGGCCCTGAGGCTGTGCCACCAGCTGGTCGCTCCCAGCCCGAGCGCTTCCAGGCAGAGCCATACGGCTTGGAGGATGACACCCGCAGCCTGGCTGCCGATGACGAGGGTGGCCCGGAGCTGGAGCCTGACTATGGCACTGCCACAAGGAGGAGGCCTGAGTGTGGACGTGGCCTTCGTACCAG TGCCGAGATGTTCCTGCGCCCTGCCTGCCTGCACAGGGCCTACGAGGATGTGGCAGATGATGGTGGTGAGCTGATGGAGGAGCGGCCCCCGTTTCCGGCTGCGACGGCACCCCTGGCCCAGCCAGAACGGGGCAGCCTAGGCAGCCTGGACCGAGTGGTACGGCGGTCACCCTCAGTTGACAGCGCCCGTAAGGAGCCGCGTTGGCGGGACCCCGAGCTGCCAGAGGTTCTGGCCATGCTGCGACACCCCGTGGACCCTGTGAAAGCCAATGCGGCCGCCTACCTGCAACACCTGTGCTTTGAGAACGAGGGTGTCAAGCGCCGTGTGCGGCAGCTGCGGGGCCTGCCTCTGCTCGTGGCTCTGCTGGACCACCCGAGGGCGGAGGTGCGGCGGCGGGCCTGCGGGGCTCTGCGAAACCTCTCCTACGGCCGAGACACGGACAACAAGGCTGCCATCCGGGACTGTGGCGGTGTGCCTGCCCTGGTGCGCCTGCTGCGGGCTGCCCGGGACAATGAGGTCCGAGAGCTTGTCACAG GCACACTCTGGAACCTGTCATCCTACGAGCCCCTGAAGATGGTCATCATTGACCACGGCCTGCAGACGCTGACCCACGAGGTCATTGTGCCCCACTCGGGCTGGGAGCGCGAGCCCAACGAGGATTCCAAGCCAAGGGATGCTGAGTGGACAACAGTCTTCAAGAACACATCGGGCTGCTTGAg GAACGTGAGTTCGGATGGTGCAGAGGCCCGGCGGCGGCTCCGGGAATGTGAAGGGCTGGTAGACGCCCTGCTGCACGCCCTGCAGTCAGCTGTGGGCAGGAAGGACACGGACAACAAG TCGGTGGAGAACTGTGTGTGTATCATGCGGAACCTGTCCTACCACGTGCACAAGGAGGTGCCTGGGGCCGACAGGTACCAGGAGGCTGAGCCGGGGCCCCTGGGCGTTGCTGCGGGCTCCCAGCGCCGGAGGAGGGATGACGCTGGCTGCTTCGGTGGCAAGAAGGCCAAAG AGGAGTGGTTCCATCAAG GGAAGAAGGATGGTGAGATGGACCGGAACTTTGACACACTGGACCTGCCCAAGCGAACTGAGGCTGCCAAAG GCTTTGAGCTGCTGTATCAGCCCGAGGTGGTACgtctctacctctccctcctcACCGAGAGCCGGAACTTTAACACCCTGGAGGCTGCTGCTGGTGCCCTACAGAACCTCAGCGCCGGCAACTGGATG TGGGCCACCTACATCCGTGCCACGGTGCGCAAGGAGCGTGGCCTTCCGGTGCTCGTGGAGCTGCTGCAGTCCGAGACTGACAAGGTGGTGCGTGCTGTTGCCATCGCCCTGCGCAACCTCTCCCTGGACCGGCGCAACAAGGACCTCATTG GGAGCTATGCCATGGCCGAGCTGGTGCGGAACGTGCGCAATGCGCAGGCTCCAGCGCGACCAGGTGCCCACCTGGAGGAGGACACCGTGGTGGCCGTGCTCAACACCATCCATGAGATCGTGTCCGACAGCCTGGACAATGCGCGCTCACTACTCCAGGCCCGAGGCGTTCCAGCGCTGGTGGCCCTTGGCGCTGCCAG CCAATCGGTACGTGAAGCGAAGGCCGCCTCCCACGTGCTGCAGACTGTGTGGAGCTACAAGGAGCTGCGTGGCGCCCTACAGAAGGATGGCTGGACCAAGGCACGCTTCCAG tcagcCGCTGCTACCGCTAAGGGACCCAAAGGAGCACCGAATCCCGGAGGCTTTGACGACAGCACGCTGCCACTGGTGGACAAGAGCCTTG ATGGCGAGAAGCCAGGCAGCCGAGACGTGATCCCCATGGAGGCACTTGGCCCAG ACGGATACTCCACTGTGGACCGGAGGGAGAGGAGGGCTCGAGGTAGTGACCCTGCAGGGGAGATCTCTGAGAAGGAACCGTTGAAA CCCGACCCCGGCAGGAAGGTTCCTCCTGGGCCCAGCAGGCCTGCAGTCAGGCTGGTGGACGCCGTGGGGGACGCTAAGCCTCAGCCCGTTGACTCCTGGGTCTAG